Proteins from a single region of Streptomyces spectabilis:
- a CDS encoding SpoIIE family protein phosphatase, protein MGLQIPGGQRTRSSVITARAAATFEPVGRSVATARSFVRDTLQGWGFSDIVDDAVVLTSELVTNAVVHAGTAADVQCLRTEDAVRIEVSDRYPEREIPLQNSPATMGSPDREGGRGLQLCAALATRWGVDYTPTHKQVWFQLDLPDRPVGTRTAGPTLPPDLLPITDGRVRVAVVQIDRAGAISAWNEDAEELFGYVAEQVTGKPLTDFAAWPHTPGTSTGIADALQLSRWEGSYGIRDSSGRVTPVYASHLRVRDTDGEPSTVCLLVRDDERAVLQTPLRVPSPESGALSEPHAADPFEVFIGSPTPEDLDGLLQRTVERARDMLDGDAAFLLLATDDETELEVRASTGLPSARQRFARVPVEAGTGRYGSARMPAVHEDLTVVPDAVPLLKSTGMRSVVTVPLKVEGRLTGSLGVAAEAPNRYSNEEALRLQFAADRIALGIESARLGDLQRLRRGSLSFLVEASDLLAGTLDRDQTLALMAQMTVPTLATWCAVYTIADQASEPYLSYVLHEDEERIDGLKALLKKVDPPEPVPTPGARIWKAPSEAAHQSALRTSMRNLGLGEPMSVAASIGTSLSTASAVGGETVVLPLVARNRVIGMLTLGKPSDEHFRQEILELAEDLSRRAALALDNARLYSERTAISQSLQRSLLPPGLPQVPGVEVDVIYRAAGEGNEVGGDFYDLFPIRDGAYGFAIGDVCGTGPEAAAVTGLARHALRLLAREGFGGPAVLERLNAAILDEGARSRFLTLLYGELWPQEDGSAVLKVVCAGHPLPLRLRQDGTVEPYAEPQPLLGVMEDLELYEQTMTLDPGDVLLCVTDGVTERREGTRMLGDDGLADVLTTCTGLTAGAVAARIMRAVERFATDAPSDDMAILAMRVPELHS, encoded by the coding sequence ATGGGACTGCAGATTCCCGGGGGACAACGGACGAGGAGCTCTGTGATCACCGCGCGCGCGGCTGCGACTTTCGAACCCGTCGGGCGTTCCGTCGCGACGGCCCGCTCGTTCGTCCGGGACACCCTCCAGGGGTGGGGGTTTTCGGACATCGTCGACGACGCGGTCGTCCTGACCAGCGAGCTGGTCACGAACGCCGTCGTGCACGCGGGCACCGCCGCCGACGTCCAGTGCCTGCGCACCGAAGACGCCGTCCGCATCGAGGTCTCCGACCGCTATCCCGAGCGCGAGATCCCGCTCCAGAACTCCCCCGCGACCATGGGCAGCCCCGACCGCGAGGGCGGCCGCGGCCTCCAGCTCTGCGCCGCGCTCGCCACCCGCTGGGGCGTCGACTACACCCCCACGCACAAGCAGGTCTGGTTCCAACTCGACCTGCCCGACCGGCCCGTGGGCACCCGCACCGCCGGCCCCACGCTGCCGCCGGACCTGCTCCCGATCACCGACGGCCGGGTCCGCGTCGCCGTCGTCCAGATCGACCGGGCGGGCGCGATCTCGGCCTGGAACGAGGACGCGGAGGAGCTCTTCGGTTACGTCGCCGAGCAGGTCACCGGCAAGCCGCTCACGGACTTCGCCGCCTGGCCGCACACCCCCGGCACCAGCACCGGCATCGCCGACGCCCTCCAGCTCTCCCGCTGGGAAGGCAGCTACGGCATCCGCGACTCAAGCGGCCGCGTCACCCCCGTGTACGCCTCGCACCTGCGCGTACGCGACACCGACGGCGAGCCCTCCACGGTCTGTCTGCTCGTACGCGACGACGAGCGCGCCGTCCTGCAGACCCCGCTGCGCGTCCCGTCGCCCGAGTCCGGCGCCCTCAGCGAGCCGCACGCCGCCGACCCCTTCGAGGTCTTCATCGGCTCCCCCACGCCCGAGGACCTGGACGGCCTGCTCCAGCGCACCGTGGAGCGCGCCCGCGACATGCTCGACGGCGACGCGGCCTTCCTGCTCCTGGCCACGGACGACGAGACCGAGCTGGAAGTACGCGCCTCCACCGGCCTCCCCTCCGCCCGCCAGCGCTTCGCCCGCGTCCCCGTGGAGGCGGGCACCGGACGCTACGGCTCCGCCCGCATGCCCGCCGTCCACGAGGACCTCACGGTCGTGCCGGACGCCGTTCCCCTCCTGAAGAGCACGGGCATGCGCTCCGTCGTCACGGTCCCGCTGAAGGTCGAGGGGCGCCTCACGGGCTCGCTCGGCGTCGCCGCCGAGGCGCCGAACCGGTACTCGAACGAGGAGGCCCTTCGCCTGCAGTTCGCCGCCGACCGCATCGCCCTCGGCATCGAATCGGCCCGGCTCGGCGATCTGCAGCGGCTGCGCCGCGGCTCCCTCTCCTTCCTCGTCGAGGCCTCCGACCTGCTCGCAGGCACCCTCGACCGGGACCAGACCCTCGCGCTCATGGCGCAGATGACGGTCCCCACGCTCGCCACCTGGTGCGCCGTCTACACCATCGCCGACCAGGCATCGGAGCCGTATCTGTCGTACGTCCTGCACGAGGACGAGGAGCGCATCGACGGCTTGAAGGCGCTCCTGAAGAAGGTCGACCCGCCGGAGCCGGTGCCCACCCCGGGCGCCCGCATCTGGAAGGCCCCCTCCGAGGCCGCCCACCAGTCGGCCCTGCGCACCTCCATGCGCAACCTCGGCCTCGGCGAGCCCATGTCCGTCGCGGCGAGCATCGGCACCTCGCTGTCCACCGCGTCCGCGGTCGGCGGCGAGACCGTCGTCCTGCCCCTGGTCGCCCGCAACCGCGTCATCGGCATGCTCACGCTCGGCAAGCCCTCCGACGAACACTTCCGCCAGGAGATCCTGGAGCTCGCCGAGGACCTGTCCCGCCGGGCCGCCCTCGCCCTGGACAACGCCCGTCTGTACTCGGAGCGCACGGCCATCAGCCAGTCCCTCCAGCGCAGCCTCCTCCCGCCCGGCCTGCCCCAGGTCCCCGGCGTGGAGGTCGACGTCATCTACCGCGCGGCGGGCGAGGGCAACGAGGTCGGCGGCGACTTCTACGACCTGTTCCCGATCCGCGACGGCGCGTACGGCTTCGCCATCGGCGACGTGTGCGGCACGGGCCCCGAGGCGGCCGCCGTGACGGGTCTCGCCCGGCACGCGCTGCGGCTGCTCGCCCGCGAGGGCTTCGGCGGCCCCGCGGTCCTGGAGCGCCTGAACGCCGCGATCCTCGACGAGGGCGCCCGCAGCCGCTTCCTCACCCTCCTGTACGGCGAGCTGTGGCCCCAGGAGGACGGCTCGGCGGTCCTGAAGGTCGTCTGCGCGGGCCATCCGCTGCCGCTGCGCCTGCGCCAGGACGGCACGGTCGAGCCGTACGCGGAGCCGCAGCCGCTGCTCGGCGTGATGGAGGACCTCGAACTGTACGAGCAGACGATGACGCTCGACCCGGGCGACGTCCTGCTCTGTGTCACCGATGGCGTCACCGAGCGCCGCGAGGGCACCCGCATGCTGGGCGACGACGGTCTCGCGGACGTCCTGACGACCTGCACGGGCCTCACCGCCGGCGCCGTGGCGGCCCGCATCATGCGCGCCGTGGAACGCTTCGCGACGGACGCCCCGTCGGACGACATGGCGATCCTGGCGATGCGCGTCCCGGAGCTCCACAGCTGA
- a CDS encoding HAMP domain-containing protein, with protein sequence MESGAATRGSKTRAKDGRSLNGQRKPRNGTTVTVEAAALNRLLTALAAMRDGNFRKRLTVTGDDVMSEIAAVFNEVGDRNLHLTGELSRVRRTVGREGKLTERLQAGAMEGSWVAAIDAANDLVDDLVRPVSEVGRVLSAVADGDLEQRMELRAHVADGNGHPLRGEFLKVGRTVNNLVDQLSTFTDEVTRVASEVGTEGKLGGQARVRGMSGSWKDLTDSVNTMAYRLTAQVRDIALVTTAVAKGDLSRKVTVHVAGEMLELKNTVNTMVDQLSSFSSEVTRVAREVGTEGELGGQAQVPGVAGVWKDLTDSVNLMAGNLTAQVRGIAQVTTAVANGDLSQKVRVSARGEVAQLAGTINQMTETLRTFADEVTRVANEVGAEGQLGGQANVPGAAGTWKDLTDSVNTVFRNLTTQVRDIATVTTAVANGDLSQKVTVDVAGEMLELKNTVNTMVDQLSSFGDEVTRVAREVGAEGQLGGQAQVPGAAGTWKDLTDSVNTAFRNLTGQVRNIAQVTTAVANGDLSQKVTVDVSGEMLQLKNTVNTMVDQLSSMADQVTRMARDVGTEGRLGGQARVDGVSGTWKELTDSVNFMAGNLTSQVRQIAQVTTAVARGDLSQKIDVDARGEILELKNTINTMVDQLSAFADQVTRVAREVGTEGRLGGQAQVPGVAGVWRDLTDSVNGMAGNLTAQVRNIAQVATAVARGDLSQKIDVDARGEILELKNTLNTMVDQLSAFAEQVTRVAREVGTDGILGGQAEVQGVSGTWKDLTQSVNGMANNLTLQVRNIAEVTTAVARGDLSKKITVDAKGEILELVTTVNTMVDQLSSFAEQVTRVAREVGTEGKLGGQSRVPGVTGIWKDLSDNVNLMANNLTMQVRNISQVAAAVANGDLTKTVTIEARGEVAQLADTFNTMVKTLSSFADQVTKVAREVGTDGILGGQARVPGVSGTWKDLTESVNGMASNLTGQVRNIAMVTTAIAKGDLTKKIDIDARGEILELKTTINTMVDQLSSFAEEVTRVAREVGTEGQLGGQARVRDIDGTWRDLTESVNEMAGNLTRQVRAIAAVATAVTRGDLNLKIDVDAAGEIQVLQDNINTMIANLRDTTLANKEQDWLKGNLARISGLMQGRRDLEDVASLIMSELTPVVSAQHGAFFLAMSLDDTNAPGRDEDAYELRMLGSYGYSMGSMPTSFRPGETLIGTAAKERRTILVENTPSGYLRIASGLGEAPPAQVIVLPVLFEGKVLGVIELASFQPFTQIQKDFLSQIAEMIATSVNTISVNTKTEMLLKQSQELTEQLRDRSEELENRQKALQDSNAELEEKAALLAQQNRDIEVKNTEIEEARQVLEERAEQLAVSMRYKSEFLANMSHELRTPLNSLLILAKLLADNADANLTPKQVEFAETIHGAGSDLLQLINDILDLSKVEAGKMDVSPTRIALVQLVDYVEATFRPLTAEKGLDFSVRVSPELPATLHTDEQRLLQVLRNLLANAVKFTDTGAVELVIRLASNDVPNAIREQLLEAGSLRDPDADLIAFSVADTGIGIAASKMRVIFEAFKQADGTTSRKYGGTGLGLSISREIARLLGGEIHAASEPGRGSTFTLYLPLHPSELPPQGYAQLASPVVPALPALETLTEVGGNAAADRAAPGTAHTEAPERHAGPAALFRRRRRAAAAAEPASEVPQLGNGPGAGAQEQWQEGVAQDATATRAGVQFDGEKVLIVDDDIRNVFALTSVLEQHGLSVLYAENGREGIEVLEQHDDVTVVLMDIMMPEMDGYATTTAIRRMPQFAGLPIIALTAKAMKGDREKAIDSGASDYVTKPVDPDHLLSVMDQWMRGE encoded by the coding sequence GTGGAGTCTGGCGCTGCGACGCGGGGCAGTAAGACGCGCGCGAAAGACGGACGGTCCCTGAACGGTCAGCGCAAACCGCGGAACGGGACGACGGTCACGGTGGAGGCGGCGGCCCTGAACAGGCTGCTGACCGCGCTCGCGGCGATGCGGGACGGGAATTTCCGCAAGCGGCTCACGGTCACGGGCGACGACGTGATGTCGGAGATCGCCGCTGTTTTCAACGAGGTGGGGGACCGCAATCTGCACCTCACCGGAGAGCTGTCGCGGGTTCGGCGCACGGTGGGGCGTGAGGGGAAGCTCACAGAGCGGCTCCAGGCCGGGGCGATGGAGGGCTCCTGGGTGGCCGCGATCGACGCGGCGAACGACCTGGTCGACGATCTCGTACGTCCGGTCTCCGAGGTCGGCCGGGTGCTCTCGGCGGTCGCCGACGGCGACCTGGAGCAGCGCATGGAGCTGCGCGCGCACGTGGCGGACGGCAACGGCCATCCGCTGCGCGGGGAGTTCCTGAAGGTCGGGCGCACGGTCAACAACCTGGTGGACCAGCTGTCGACGTTCACCGACGAGGTCACGCGTGTGGCCAGTGAGGTGGGCACGGAGGGCAAGCTGGGCGGACAGGCCCGGGTGCGCGGCATGTCCGGTTCGTGGAAGGACCTCACGGACTCGGTCAACACGATGGCGTACCGCCTGACGGCGCAGGTGCGGGACATCGCGCTGGTGACGACCGCCGTGGCGAAGGGCGACCTGTCCCGGAAGGTCACGGTCCACGTGGCCGGCGAGATGCTGGAGCTGAAGAACACCGTCAACACGATGGTGGACCAGCTCTCCTCGTTCTCGTCCGAGGTGACGCGCGTCGCGCGCGAGGTCGGTACGGAGGGCGAGCTCGGCGGCCAGGCGCAGGTGCCGGGCGTCGCGGGCGTGTGGAAGGACCTCACGGATTCGGTCAATCTGATGGCCGGGAACCTGACGGCGCAGGTGCGCGGCATCGCCCAGGTCACGACGGCCGTCGCCAACGGAGACCTGTCGCAGAAGGTACGGGTGAGCGCGCGCGGCGAGGTGGCGCAGCTCGCCGGGACCATCAACCAGATGACCGAGACGCTGCGCACGTTCGCCGACGAGGTCACGCGCGTGGCCAACGAGGTCGGCGCCGAGGGGCAGCTCGGCGGTCAGGCCAACGTGCCGGGGGCGGCGGGCACCTGGAAGGACCTGACGGACTCCGTCAACACGGTGTTCCGGAATCTGACGACGCAGGTCCGTGACATCGCCACGGTGACGACGGCGGTGGCCAACGGCGATCTCTCGCAGAAGGTCACGGTCGACGTCGCGGGCGAGATGCTCGAACTGAAGAACACCGTGAACACGATGGTGGACCAGCTGTCGTCCTTCGGTGACGAGGTGACCCGGGTGGCGCGCGAGGTCGGCGCCGAGGGCCAGCTCGGCGGCCAGGCGCAGGTGCCGGGCGCGGCGGGCACCTGGAAGGACCTCACCGACTCGGTGAACACCGCCTTCCGCAACCTCACCGGCCAGGTCCGCAACATCGCGCAGGTGACGACGGCGGTGGCCAACGGCGACCTGTCGCAGAAGGTCACCGTGGACGTCTCCGGCGAGATGCTCCAGCTGAAGAACACCGTGAACACGATGGTGGACCAGCTGTCGTCCATGGCCGACCAGGTCACGCGGATGGCGCGGGACGTGGGCACCGAGGGGCGCCTGGGCGGCCAGGCGCGCGTGGACGGCGTGAGCGGCACCTGGAAGGAGCTGACGGACTCCGTCAACTTCATGGCGGGCAATCTGACGTCCCAGGTCCGCCAGATCGCCCAGGTGACGACGGCGGTGGCGCGCGGCGACCTCTCCCAGAAGATCGACGTGGACGCCCGCGGCGAGATCCTGGAGCTCAAGAACACCATCAACACCATGGTCGACCAGTTGTCCGCGTTCGCCGACCAGGTGACGCGCGTCGCCAGGGAAGTGGGCACGGAGGGCAGGCTCGGCGGCCAGGCGCAGGTCCCCGGTGTCGCGGGCGTGTGGCGCGACCTCACGGACTCCGTGAACGGCATGGCCGGGAACCTCACCGCGCAGGTCCGCAACATCGCGCAGGTCGCCACGGCGGTGGCGCGCGGCGACCTGTCGCAGAAGATCGACGTGGACGCGCGCGGCGAGATCCTGGAGCTGAAGAACACCCTCAACACGATGGTGGACCAGCTCTCGGCCTTCGCGGAGCAGGTGACGCGCGTGGCCCGCGAGGTGGGTACGGACGGCATCCTGGGCGGCCAGGCCGAGGTGCAGGGCGTGTCGGGCACCTGGAAGGACCTGACGCAGTCCGTGAACGGCATGGCGAACAACCTGACGCTCCAGGTCCGCAACATCGCCGAGGTCACGACGGCCGTCGCCCGCGGCGACCTGTCCAAGAAGATCACGGTCGACGCCAAGGGCGAGATCCTCGAACTCGTCACGACCGTGAACACGATGGTCGACCAGCTGTCGTCGTTCGCCGAGCAGGTGACGCGGGTCGCCCGCGAGGTGGGCACGGAGGGCAAGCTGGGCGGCCAGTCCCGCGTCCCGGGCGTCACGGGCATCTGGAAGGACCTCAGCGACAACGTCAACCTGATGGCCAACAACCTGACCATGCAGGTGCGGAACATCTCCCAGGTGGCGGCGGCCGTCGCCAACGGCGATCTGACGAAGACCGTGACGATCGAGGCGCGCGGCGAGGTCGCGCAGCTCGCCGACACCTTCAACACCATGGTGAAGACGCTGAGTTCGTTCGCCGACCAGGTCACCAAGGTGGCGCGCGAGGTGGGTACGGACGGCATCCTCGGCGGTCAGGCCCGCGTCCCCGGCGTCTCGGGCACCTGGAAGGACCTCACCGAGTCCGTCAACGGCATGGCGTCCAACCTGACCGGCCAGGTCCGCAACATCGCGATGGTCACGACGGCCATCGCCAAGGGCGACCTCACCAAGAAGATCGACATCGACGCGCGCGGTGAGATCCTGGAGCTCAAGACGACCATCAACACGATGGTCGACCAGCTGTCGTCCTTCGCCGAGGAGGTCACCCGCGTCGCCCGCGAGGTGGGCACCGAGGGCCAGCTCGGCGGTCAGGCGCGCGTACGGGACATCGACGGCACCTGGCGCGACCTCACGGAGTCCGTGAACGAGATGGCCGGGAACCTCACCCGGCAGGTCCGCGCGATCGCGGCCGTGGCCACCGCGGTGACCCGCGGCGACCTCAATCTGAAGATCGACGTGGACGCGGCGGGCGAGATCCAGGTCCTCCAGGACAACATCAACACGATGATCGCGAACCTCCGCGACACCACGCTCGCCAACAAGGAACAGGACTGGCTCAAGGGCAACCTGGCCCGGATCTCCGGTCTGATGCAGGGCCGCCGCGACCTGGAGGACGTCGCCTCGCTGATCATGAGTGAGCTGACGCCGGTGGTCTCGGCGCAGCACGGCGCCTTCTTCCTCGCGATGTCCCTCGACGACACGAACGCCCCGGGGCGCGACGAGGACGCGTACGAACTGCGGATGCTGGGCAGCTACGGCTACTCGATGGGGTCGATGCCCACCTCGTTCAGGCCCGGTGAGACGCTGATCGGGACGGCCGCCAAGGAGCGCCGCACGATCCTCGTGGAGAACACGCCCTCCGGCTATCTGCGGATCGCCTCCGGGCTCGGCGAGGCGCCTCCGGCGCAGGTCATCGTGTTGCCGGTGCTCTTCGAGGGCAAGGTGCTCGGGGTGATCGAGCTGGCGTCGTTCCAGCCGTTCACGCAGATCCAGAAGGACTTCCTGAGCCAGATCGCCGAGATGATCGCGACGAGCGTCAACACCATCAGCGTCAATACGAAGACGGAGATGCTGCTCAAGCAGTCGCAGGAGCTCACCGAGCAACTGCGCGACCGCTCCGAGGAGTTGGAGAACCGGCAGAAGGCGCTGCAGGACTCCAACGCCGAGCTGGAGGAGAAGGCCGCGCTGCTCGCCCAGCAGAACCGCGACATCGAGGTGAAGAACACCGAGATCGAGGAGGCCCGGCAGGTCCTGGAGGAGCGTGCCGAGCAGCTCGCGGTGTCGATGCGCTACAAGTCCGAGTTCCTGGCGAACATGTCGCACGAGCTGCGGACGCCGCTCAACTCCCTGCTCATCCTCGCCAAGCTGCTGGCGGACAACGCCGACGCGAACCTCACTCCCAAGCAGGTCGAGTTCGCCGAAACGATCCACGGGGCGGGCTCGGACCTGCTCCAGCTGATCAACGACATCCTGGACCTGTCGAAGGTCGAGGCGGGCAAGATGGACGTCAGCCCGACGCGCATCGCGCTCGTCCAACTCGTGGACTACGTAGAGGCCACTTTCCGTCCACTGACCGCCGAGAAGGGGCTCGACTTCTCCGTACGCGTATCGCCGGAGCTGCCCGCGACGCTGCACACGGACGAACAGCGTCTCCTTCAGGTGCTGCGCAACCTGCTGGCCAACGCGGTCAAGTTCACCGACACCGGCGCGGTCGAGCTCGTCATCCGGCTCGCCAGCAACGACGTGCCGAACGCGATCCGGGAGCAGCTCCTGGAGGCCGGTTCGCTGCGCGACCCGGACGCCGACCTGATCGCGTTCTCCGTGGCCGACACCGGCATCGGCATCGCGGCCAGCAAGATGCGGGTGATCTTCGAGGCGTTCAAGCAGGCGGACGGCACGACCAGCCGCAAGTACGGCGGCACTGGTCTGGGCCTGTCCATCAGCCGGGAGATCGCGCGGCTGCTCGGTGGCGAGATCCACGCGGCCAGCGAGCCGGGCCGCGGCTCCACCTTCACGCTGTATTTGCCCCTGCACCCGAGCGAACTGCCGCCGCAGGGGTACGCCCAGCTCGCGTCGCCCGTGGTCCCCGCGCTGCCCGCCCTGGAGACCCTGACCGAGGTCGGGGGGAACGCGGCCGCCGACAGGGCGGCTCCCGGGACGGCGCACACGGAGGCCCCGGAGCGGCACGCGGGGCCCGCCGCGCTGTTCAGGCGCCGCCGCCGGGCCGCGGCCGCGGCGGAGCCCGCGAGCGAGGTTCCGCAGCTCGGCAACGGGCCCGGGGCGGGCGCGCAGGAGCAGTGGCAGGAGGGCGTCGCGCAGGACGCGACGGCCACGCGCGCGGGGGTCCAGTTCGACGGCGAGAAGGTCCTCATCGTCGACGACGACATCCGCAACGTGTTCGCGCTCACCAGCGTCCTGGAGCAGCACGGCCTGTCGGTGCTGTACGCGGAGAACGGCCGCGAGGGCATCGAGGTCCTGGAGCAGCACGACGACGTGACGGTCGTTCTGATGGACATCATGATGCCGGAGATGGACGGCTACGCGACGACGACGGCGATCCGCAGGATGCCGCAGTTCGCCGGGCTGCCGATCATCGCGCTCACCGCGAAGGCGATGAAGGGCGACCGGGAGAAGGCGATCGACTCCGGAGCCTCCGACTACGTGACGAAGCCGGTCGACCCCGATCATCTGTTGTCGGTCATGGACCAGTGGATGCGGGGGGAGTGA
- a CDS encoding DegT/DnrJ/EryC1/StrS family aminotransferase codes for MGTEALLRAAGVGSGDEVVVPAYGSAAVAEAVVSVGAMPVFADIDPATYCLSVDAVDAVRTERTAAVVAVRRFGNQAAMPQMHALGQRHGMLVLEEGEQGASYDDVARRRTHAAYLTARLNGVHTPVGGESHSYQQYVVRVPGNGRPDRDAFARVLRAKGVDCRVPVKTPLHRTPQFWRDVDLPETERAADETLALPVDAWLSRRDLQRIVSACNALGGLLQPAF; via the coding sequence ATGGGGACAGAAGCGTTGCTCAGAGCGGCAGGTGTAGGCAGCGGCGACGAGGTCGTCGTGCCCGCGTACGGGAGTGCGGCGGTCGCCGAGGCCGTGGTCTCCGTGGGGGCCATGCCGGTGTTCGCCGACATCGACCCGGCCACGTACTGCCTCAGTGTCGACGCGGTCGACGCCGTCCGCACCGAGCGCACGGCGGCCGTCGTCGCCGTCCGGCGGTTCGGGAACCAGGCCGCCATGCCGCAGATGCACGCGCTCGGACAGCGGCACGGGATGCTGGTGCTCGAAGAAGGCGAGCAGGGCGCGTCGTACGACGACGTCGCACGACGGCGGACGCACGCCGCGTACCTCACCGCCCGACTGAACGGGGTGCACACGCCCGTCGGCGGCGAGAGCCACAGCTACCAGCAGTACGTCGTGCGCGTGCCGGGCAACGGGCGGCCGGACCGGGACGCCTTCGCGCGGGTCCTGCGGGCCAAGGGAGTCGACTGCCGGGTGCCCGTGAAGACCCCGCTGCACCGCACACCGCAGTTCTGGCGGGACGTGGACCTGCCGGAGACGGAACGGGCCGCGGACGAGACGCTCGCGCTGCCCGTCGACGCCTGGCTCTCCCGGCGCGACCTCCAGCGGATCGTATCGGCGTGCAACGCGCTCGGAGGATTGCTCCAGCCGGCGTTTTAG
- a CDS encoding response regulator — protein MVQKAKILLVDDRPENLLALEAILSALDQTLVRASSGEEALKALLTDDFAVILLDVQMPGMDGFETAAHIKRRERTRDIPIIFLTAINHGPHHTFRGYAAGAVDYISKPFDPWVLRAKVSVFVELYMKNCQLREQAALLRLQLEGGAKAAAEDTKEPAGLLAELSARLAAVEEQAEALSKQLDDDSADAAAVATAAHLERKLTGLRRALDALEPGTGSGAPSVPSQN, from the coding sequence ATGGTGCAGAAGGCCAAGATCCTCCTGGTCGATGACCGGCCGGAGAATCTGCTGGCGCTGGAGGCCATCCTCTCTGCGCTCGATCAGACGCTGGTGCGGGCATCGTCCGGGGAGGAAGCGCTCAAAGCGCTGCTGACGGACGACTTCGCGGTCATTCTCCTGGACGTCCAGATGCCAGGAATGGACGGCTTCGAGACCGCGGCGCACATCAAGCGGCGGGAGCGCACCCGGGACATCCCGATCATCTTCCTCACGGCGATCAACCACGGCCCGCACCACACCTTCCGGGGGTACGCGGCCGGCGCCGTGGACTACATCTCCAAGCCCTTCGACCCGTGGGTCCTGCGCGCGAAGGTCTCGGTGTTCGTCGAGCTGTACATGAAGAACTGTCAACTGCGCGAGCAGGCGGCCCTGCTGCGCCTCCAGCTGGAGGGCGGCGCCAAGGCGGCGGCCGAGGACACCAAGGAGCCCGCCGGTCTCCTCGCCGAACTGTCCGCGCGGCTCGCCGCCGTTGAGGAGCAGGCCGAGGCGCTGTCCAAACAGCTCGACGACGACTCGGCCGATGCGGCGGCCGTCGCCACGGCAGCCCATCTCGAACGCAAACTCACCGGTTTGCGCAGGGCTCTTGACGCCCTGGAGCCGGGCACCGGCAGCGGGGCGCCCTCCGTGCCGTCGCAGAACTGA